CGCCTCCAGGAAGTGGGCGATCTCCAGCGCGTCGGCGATGCCGAGCAGTTCGTCCTCGCAGTCGAGGAGGGTGAGCTGGCAGCCGTCGCACGAGGCGAACTTGAACACGCCCAGTCGGGGGCGGGACGGCGGCCGGGACGTGGTGGGGACGCTCATGTCACAGTTCCCGTACGGTGAGCAGTGGTTCGGCCCGGTCGTAGCCGACGACCGGGCCGTCGCGGCAGAGCAGCAGGGGACCGAGCTGGCAGTGCCCGCAGTGGCCGGTGGCGCAGCGCATGTTGCGTTCGAGGGAGACCTGGACGCGGTCGGGGCGGACCCCCCGGTGGAGCAGGTCGCGGGCGGTCACGCGCATCATGACCTCCGGGCCGCAGACGAAGGCGGTCGTGTCCGCCGGTGTGAAGCGGGCCTCGCCGAGCAGCGTGGTGACGACTCCGACCCGGCCGGTCCAGTCGTCGTCGGGACGGTCGACCGTCGCGGCGCCGAACGGCCTCCCCCATGCGGGGAACTCGTCCTGGTACAGGAGCTCGCGCGGGCTCCGGGCACCCGCGAGGACGTTCAGCCGTCCGTACTCGCGGGCGTCGGCGAGCACGGCGTCGATCAGGGGCCGCAGCGGCGCGAGCCCGATGCCGCCGGCGATGACGAGTAGATCGTGGCCGCGGGCGGCCGCCAGGTCCCAGCACGTACCGAACGGGCCGCGCACCCCGACCCACGCACCGGTCCGCAGGCCGCACAGCGCACGGGTGACGGCCCCGACGGCGCGCACCGTGTGTGTCAACCGCCGCGCGTCGGGGGTCCGGGAGACGGAGACGGGGACCTCGCCGACCCCGAAGGCGTAGAGCATCGCGAACTGGCCCGGGGCGAAAGGGCTCAGAGCCTCTCCGGCCGGCTCCAGGACGAGCGTGACGGTGTCGTGCGTCTCGTCCCGGCGGTCCACGACGCGGTAGGGGAGGGGAGCGAGGGTCATGGCCCGGTCCCGTTCCCCGGCGATCCCGGCGGCCCGTACAGGTCGAGCAGCCGGGTGCGGGTCGCCCTGAGCCGGTCCCCGATGGTCTCGGCGACGACGGTGACCAACGCCAGCCCCAGCTCGGGGCGTTCGGAACACAGGCCGCGTACGGCGGCGGCGTCGAACTCCCAGGCCCGCACGGGGCCCCGGGTCTCGGCGCCGAGGTGCCAGCGCCGGGGCGGGCACAGCCACGACCAGCCGAGCAGGGCGCCCCTGCCGATGGTCTCGACGACGGCCTGACCGCGCCCGGGAACATGGACGTCGAGCGCCACGGTGCCCGACCGGATGACCCAGAAGCGGTCCGCCTCCCCGCCCTCCTCGAAGATCCGCGTGGCGCCCGGGAAGGCGGCTTCGCGGGCGAGTGCCATCAACCGAGTGCGGTGCTCGGCGGGCAGGGCCGTGAGCGCCGCTTCGGCGGTGGGCCCGTCCGTCTGCGGGGTCACGGTGCGCCCTCCGTCCGCGTGGCCTCCCGGTGGAGGGCGTGCGCCTCTTCGGTGAGGTCGATGCCGGTGGGGCACCAGACGATGCACCGGCCGCAGCCGACGCAGCCGGAGCTGTCGAACTGGTCGTGCCACGTGCCCAGTTTGTGGGTGAGCCACTGGCGGTAGCGGCTGCGGGGGGTGGCCCGGACCGGCCCGCCGTGGAGGAGCGAGAAGTCCAGGTCGTAGCAGGAGTCCCAGCGGCGCCACCGCTCCGCGTGGTCGCCGGTCAGGTCGGTCACGTCCTCGGTGGTCGTGCAGAAGCAGGTGGGGCAGACCATGGTGCAGTTGCCGCAGCTCAGGCATCTGGCCGTGACGTCGTCCCAGCGGTCCGCCTCCAGGGTGTCCCGCATCAGCGTGCGCAGGTCCACCGGCGGCATGGACCGGCCCATGCGTTCTGCCGCCTCGCTCACCGCGGAGGCGGCTGCCGCGCGGGTGGGCTCGTCGGCGTCGCGGTGCGGGAGCTCCGCGAGCACCGCCGCACCCTCCGGGCTCCCGCTGCGGCACAGGAAGCGGTGGCCGGCGGCGTCCACGACCTCGGTGAGCGCGAGGTCGTACCCGGCGTCCGCGGCCGGTCCCGTGCCCATCGACACGCAGAAGCAGGTGGCACCCGGCTCGGTGCACTCGACCGCGATCAGGAAGGCGCCCGTTCGCCGGGA
The genomic region above belongs to Streptomyces marianii and contains:
- a CDS encoding FAD/NAD(P)-binding protein — translated: MTLAPLPYRVVDRRDETHDTVTLVLEPAGEALSPFAPGQFAMLYAFGVGEVPVSVSRTPDARRLTHTVRAVGAVTRALCGLRTGAWVGVRGPFGTCWDLAAARGHDLLVIAGGIGLAPLRPLIDAVLADAREYGRLNVLAGARSPRELLYQDEFPAWGRPFGAATVDRPDDDWTGRVGVVTTLLGEARFTPADTTAFVCGPEVMMRVTARDLLHRGVRPDRVQVSLERNMRCATGHCGHCQLGPLLLCRDGPVVGYDRAEPLLTVREL
- a CDS encoding cyclic nucleotide-binding domain-containing protein; this encodes MTPQTDGPTAEAALTALPAEHRTRLMALAREAAFPGATRIFEEGGEADRFWVIRSGTVALDVHVPGRGQAVVETIGRGALLGWSWLCPPRRWHLGAETRGPVRAWEFDAAAVRGLCSERPELGLALVTVVAETIGDRLRATRTRLLDLYGPPGSPGNGTGP
- a CDS encoding 4Fe-4S dicluster domain-containing protein, with protein sequence MTDPENTGAVPGAPAGAVLDREGLDELVRVLVRRGRTVIGPTVRDGAIVLDELESAEALPYGWGVELEAGRYRVRRRADGAAFAHSAGPQSWKSFLHPERVRQWSADRRPDGGLTVRPEEPRSVSYAFLGVRPCDLRAIRILDRVMAGGRYRDPAYLSRRTGAFLIAVECTEPGATCFCVSMGTGPAADAGYDLALTEVVDAAGHRFLCRSGSPEGAAVLAELPHRDADEPTRAAAASAVSEAAERMGRSMPPVDLRTLMRDTLEADRWDDVTARCLSCGNCTMVCPTCFCTTTEDVTDLTGDHAERWRRWDSCYDLDFSLLHGGPVRATPRSRYRQWLTHKLGTWHDQFDSSGCVGCGRCIVWCPTGIDLTEEAHALHREATRTEGAP